In Campylobacter sp. VBCF_01 NA2, one DNA window encodes the following:
- a CDS encoding cytochrome b, translated as MHVRKSTGILDWLDQRLAVNKFMKVMMTEYWIPKNISFLWAMGVILMTLFIVLFVSGLMLVMYYKPDAALAFDSVNKTIMQEVEYGWLWRHIHAVAASVVFLVIYIHTFVGLYYRSYKQGREMIWVSGMLLFILFSAEAFSGYMLPWGQMSYWAAMVITNLFGGIPVIGDAVVEWIRGDYAVSDPTLTRFFMLHVCLLPIVVISVIALHFYALRVPHVNNLDGEEIDFEVESEKFLSGDTKNAKVIPFWPGFLSKDFLYLSIFMIFFFYLVGFQFNFAMDPINFDPANSLKTPNHIYPEWYFLWQYEILRGFFFDVGPLKAADIGLMAFAFAGVSLMIVPWMDRSSVVAPAHRNKAYFIWFWVLLIDMILLSLFGKLPADGAELGISNTYWGFILSILYIALIVVVLPLITIAERKKRG; from the coding sequence ATGCATGTAAGAAAATCAACAGGCATCTTGGATTGGTTAGATCAAAGACTTGCTGTTAATAAATTTATGAAAGTTATGATGACGGAGTATTGGATTCCGAAAAACATCAGCTTTTTATGGGCTATGGGCGTTATTTTGATGACGCTATTTATCGTGCTTTTCGTAAGCGGTTTAATGCTTGTAATGTATTACAAACCAGACGCTGCTTTGGCCTTTGATAGCGTAAATAAAACTATCATGCAAGAGGTAGAATATGGCTGGCTATGGCGACATATCCACGCAGTGGCTGCTTCTGTCGTGTTTTTGGTGATTTATATCCACACTTTTGTGGGACTTTACTATCGCTCATATAAGCAAGGCAGAGAGATGATTTGGGTCAGCGGTATGCTACTTTTCATACTTTTCTCAGCCGAAGCTTTTAGCGGATATATGCTTCCTTGGGGACAAATGAGCTACTGGGCGGCTATGGTTATTACAAATTTATTCGGCGGAATTCCAGTCATAGGAGACGCTGTGGTCGAGTGGATCAGAGGCGATTACGCTGTAAGCGATCCGACTTTGACAAGATTTTTTATGCTTCATGTCTGCTTGCTTCCGATAGTCGTAATCTCTGTCATCGCGCTTCACTTCTACGCACTTCGCGTCCCTCATGTAAATAACCTAGACGGCGAAGAAATCGATTTTGAGGTAGAGAGCGAAAAATTCCTAAGTGGCGATACAAAAAATGCGAAAGTTATCCCATTTTGGCCAGGATTTTTATCAAAAGACTTCTTATATCTCTCAATCTTTATGATATTTTTCTTCTATTTGGTTGGCTTTCAATTCAATTTCGCAATGGATCCGATAAATTTCGACCCTGCAAACAGCCTCAAAACACCAAACCATATCTACCCAGAGTGGTATTTCTTGTGGCAATATGAAATTTTACGCGGATTTTTCTTCGATGTTGGACCATTAAAGGCAGCAGATATCGGACTTATGGCGTTTGCGTTCGCTGGCGTTTCACTAATGATAGTTCCATGGATGGATAGAAGCTCTGTCGTAGCCCCAGCTCACAGAAACAAAGCATATTTTATCTGGTTTTGGGTATTACTAATCGATATGATACTTTTAAGCCTATTTGGCAAACTCCCAGCAGACGGCGCAGAGCTTGGCATATCAAATACATATTGGGGCTTTATTTTATCGATACTTTATATCGCATTGATAGTAGTTGTCTTGCCTTTGATAACAATCGCAGAAAGAAAGAAAAGAGGTTAA
- a CDS encoding c-type cytochrome — MKEIKTLAILVVLVAVLYWMIEPFAHTRLSPHVDPANYDFAAEDITLATTNVEKAQKALETAQNSGDEGMIASATRTLQDAKNQQDKVTLFWDEINKIDIIKGDATRGADTFMNAGCVACHGVSKLGMDAPMDATSASEAYGVNPPDLSSAGYLYSPKFLAALIKDPVMAMKLDHKFGDENPHPMPAFYGLGDDINQEIADIVAYLRSIAPSAMENAQVFEDSCQRCHDVKYAGRKVTSDMEKVAAYMGSTPPDLSMMIRSKLPDYLHEFINDTQKKLPGTSMPRVGLTQEAENQVVAYLEEVGDSKKDEREKTALYIMLYFAILSVFAGLWKSKVWSKLH; from the coding sequence ATGAAAGAGATAAAAACATTAGCAATACTCGTTGTTTTAGTAGCGGTTTTATACTGGATGATTGAGCCTTTTGCTCATACTAGACTTAGCCCGCATGTCGATCCTGCTAATTATGACTTTGCAGCCGAGGATATCACTCTTGCTACTACAAATGTCGAAAAGGCGCAAAAAGCCCTAGAAACAGCCCAAAATTCAGGCGATGAGGGTATGATCGCAAGTGCGACTAGAACGCTTCAAGACGCAAAAAATCAACAAGACAAAGTTACGCTATTTTGGGACGAGATTAATAAAATCGACATTATCAAAGGTGACGCCACAAGAGGCGCTGATACCTTTATGAACGCAGGTTGTGTGGCATGCCACGGCGTAAGCAAGCTTGGCATGGACGCTCCAATGGACGCGACAAGTGCTAGCGAAGCTTATGGCGTAAATCCACCAGATCTTAGCAGCGCAGGATATCTATACTCACCAAAATTCCTAGCCGCTCTTATCAAAGACCCTGTAATGGCGATGAAGCTAGATCATAAATTTGGCGATGAAAACCCGCACCCAATGCCAGCATTTTACGGACTTGGCGATGATATAAACCAAGAAATCGCAGATATCGTAGCATATCTACGCTCAATCGCACCAAGCGCAATGGAAAACGCGCAGGTTTTCGAGGACTCATGCCAAAGATGCCACGATGTCAAATATGCTGGTCGCAAAGTAACAAGCGATATGGAGAAAGTCGCAGCCTACATGGGCTCTACTCCGCCAGATTTATCAATGATGATTCGCTCGAAATTGCCTGATTATTTGCACGAGTTTATCAACGATACACAAAAGAAACTCCCAGGCACATCTATGCCTCGCGTTGGTTTGACACAAGAAGCTGAAAATCAAGTCGTCGCCTATCTCGAAGAAGTCGGCGATAGCAAAAAAGATGAGCGCGAAAAAACAGCACTTTACATAATGCTATATTTCGCGATTTTATCAGTTTTCGCTGGACTTTGGAAAAGCAAAGTTTGGTCGAAACTACACTAA
- a CDS encoding FTR1 family iron permease — translation MKFILKSSFLLIFLFLSSLFGADYQVHAQAIKAKFEQALSAYDNGDSASARKLTQEAYFSHFENLEAGIRINLGQKKSYAMEKQFGNIRKAFKAGTPRGEIEAMIAKLNSEITEILPIIESGHKLVAQYQNEGEEQSQTSANQSENSAPNTTQNSSANSGANSANQTPNSDPNSPWLSVYNDFITELNNAKTAFDNKDETALKSALNKAKFDIYRNTRFEEVVRKYVSSKNDQMIQRIISNLLRDSLNTGEAKFNQSLKDLDDLLLSATQNLPSQTYALAPQSAQEASESEVAQNADFSQTVANIKSKMAQVLALYEAGKTDEAIDESGNIYFDEYEESGMEALVGAKNSQLKLDTEASFNKISALISSGAPKEQIIAAQNELFAQLEESLNLTQNSSAWDLFLYSLIIILREGMEALIIVAAVIALLIKSGNEGKLKIVYSALAVAIALSFATAWGISAIFGAAKAGQSREILEGAVMLVAVGLLFYVGFWLLSNANSKKWSAYISGAISQSLSEKDGKMLWWMVFLAVYREGAETVLFYLALIIDAKTPSALGMVGAGFVVGVIALLVVYILIKKFSLRIAIKPFFMITSAIIFYMSIVFVGKGIMELVEGKVFTPTIIEGLPTITWLGFYPYKESLIPQAALIVALIVGILIIKQKNKSISKENL, via the coding sequence ATGAAATTTATCCTAAAATCATCTTTTTTACTGATTTTTCTGTTTTTATCATCGCTTTTTGGCGCAGATTACCAAGTCCATGCCCAGGCAATAAAGGCTAAATTCGAGCAGGCTTTGAGCGCGTATGATAACGGCGATAGCGCTAGTGCGCGCAAACTAACCCAAGAGGCGTATTTTAGCCATTTTGAAAATTTAGAAGCTGGAATCCGCATAAATTTAGGACAGAAAAAATCCTACGCTATGGAAAAGCAGTTTGGAAATATCCGCAAAGCCTTTAAAGCAGGCACTCCAAGAGGCGAAATCGAGGCTATGATAGCAAAGCTAAATAGCGAAATCACTGAAATTTTGCCAATCATCGAAAGCGGTCATAAACTAGTCGCCCAATATCAAAACGAGGGCGAAGAACAGTCTCAAACTAGCGCAAATCAAAGCGAAAATTCTGCCCCAAACACCACGCAAAATTCTAGCGCAAATTCGGGTGCAAATTCGGCAAATCAAACCCCAAATTCCGACCCAAATTCTCCATGGCTTAGCGTTTATAATGATTTCATCACCGAACTAAATAATGCAAAAACCGCCTTTGATAACAAAGACGAAACCGCGCTAAAATCGGCTTTAAACAAGGCTAAATTTGACATTTATCGCAACACTAGATTCGAAGAGGTCGTGCGAAAATATGTTTCTAGCAAAAACGACCAAATGATTCAACGAATTATCTCAAATTTATTGCGCGATAGCCTAAATACGGGCGAAGCGAAATTTAACCAATCTCTAAAAGATTTAGATGATTTGCTTCTTAGTGCCACGCAAAATTTGCCTAGCCAAACTTACGCCCTAGCCCCACAAAGCGCGCAAGAGGCTAGCGAAAGCGAAGTGGCGCAAAATGCAGATTTTAGCCAAACCGTAGCAAACATAAAATCCAAAATGGCGCAGGTTTTGGCTCTGTATGAGGCTGGCAAAACCGATGAGGCAATCGATGAGAGCGGAAATATCTACTTCGACGAATACGAAGAAAGTGGCATGGAAGCACTCGTGGGAGCCAAAAACTCCCAACTCAAACTTGACACCGAGGCTAGCTTTAATAAAATTTCAGCCCTAATTAGCTCTGGCGCGCCAAAAGAGCAAATTATCGCAGCGCAAAACGAGCTTTTTGCGCAACTTGAAGAGAGCCTAAATTTGACGCAAAATTCTAGCGCATGGGATCTGTTTTTATACTCGCTTATAATTATTTTGCGCGAGGGTATGGAGGCCCTAATCATCGTGGCTGCCGTCATCGCCCTACTTATCAAATCAGGTAACGAGGGCAAATTAAAAATCGTTTATAGCGCGCTTGCGGTAGCAATTGCGCTTAGTTTTGCCACAGCGTGGGGCATAAGCGCGATTTTTGGTGCCGCAAAAGCAGGTCAAAGTCGCGAAATCCTAGAAGGCGCGGTCATGCTAGTAGCCGTGGGATTGCTATTTTATGTCGGGTTTTGGCTTCTATCAAATGCAAATTCGAAAAAATGGAGCGCGTATATCAGTGGAGCGATTTCGCAAAGCCTGAGCGAAAAAGACGGCAAAATGCTATGGTGGATGGTCTTTTTAGCGGTATATCGCGAGGGAGCCGAGACGGTGCTATTTTATCTAGCGCTCATAATCGACGCTAAAACTCCGAGCGCGCTAGGTATGGTGGGCGCGGGATTTGTCGTAGGCGTAATCGCACTGCTCGTGGTTTATATCCTAATCAAAAAATTCTCGCTTCGTATCGCAATCAAGCCGTTTTTTATGATAACTTCGGCTATTATTTTTTATATGTCGATTGTCTTTGTCGGCAAGGGAATAATGGAGCTAGTCGAGGGCAAGGTATTTACACCAACCATAATCGAGGGCTTGCCTACGATTACATGGCTTGGATTTTACCCTTACAAAGAGAGCCTAATCCCGCAAGCTGCGCTAATCGTGGCTTTAATAGTTGGAATTTTGATAATCAAACAAAAAAACAAATCTATTTCAAAGGAGAATTTATGA
- a CDS encoding iron transporter — translation MKKLFSSVLALSLASSIAFAGEQPIGEPVEMNGMEIAAVYLQPIDMEPKGIDLAPSLADIHLEADIHAIEGNANGFGEGEWIPYLKIGYELKNLDNGKIQKGNFMPMVASDGPHYGANVKMENGVGNYELIFHIENPGANGFGRHADKATGVGKWWGAFDVKYTFAYTGTPKE, via the coding sequence ATGAAAAAATTATTTTCATCAGTTTTGGCTTTAAGCCTTGCTTCAAGTATCGCCTTCGCTGGCGAGCAACCTATCGGCGAACCAGTCGAAATGAACGGCATGGAGATCGCCGCTGTGTATCTACAACCAATCGACATGGAGCCAAAGGGCATTGATCTAGCACCTAGCCTAGCTGATATCCACTTAGAGGCTGATATCCACGCGATCGAGGGCAACGCAAACGGCTTTGGCGAGGGCGAGTGGATCCCATACCTAAAAATCGGCTACGAGCTAAAAAACCTAGATAACGGCAAAATCCAAAAGGGAAATTTCATGCCAATGGTCGCAAGCGACGGCCCACACTATGGCGCAAATGTCAAAATGGAAAATGGCGTGGGAAATTATGAGCTGATTTTCCATATCGAAAACCCAGGCGCAAACGGCTTTGGTCGCCACGCTGACAAGGCCACAGGCGTGGGCAAATGGTGGGGCGCATTTGATGTGAAATACACATTTGCATACACTGGAACTCCAAAAGAATAA
- a CDS encoding Fe-S-containing protein has product MSIFFYHFVLAFLPLFIVAAHFGKKNFAFAFFGAVFGGACFSALNHSLIAQEGKIFFDIFALVALFLLPFCAKFCLAKLAKFCIFALGVCACFEYFLISANFKIFSTELLDSGAILNLFMVILALSCLALFYLLYSEILKNRARANFVALTLTCALLFIAKLGFVGLGIRQGGYFANYASLKFINSSEFLSIIAKIIYHNNQHLILILCAIALFMGIFYLNLAPKKLAQDENIIAWRINKSVRFKIWRTFLCALALCALFCAISLYYLLVASRPPTIDTPTLVEPVNGEFVFDAQALQDGRLHRYAYISDDGHKIRFFLLNKFNTHLSPVAVFDACSICGDMGYVKKGDELICIACNVRIFLPSVGKMGGCNPIPMKFDFDGERVKIALSEILSGASYFSEIVEKQVIDPVSRARISNSSKFSYLYYGRIYFFENEKNEEIFTQNPQNFVDENGTLKELK; this is encoded by the coding sequence TTGTCGATATTTTTTTACCATTTTGTTTTGGCATTTTTGCCACTATTTATCGTCGCCGCGCACTTTGGCAAAAAAAATTTTGCATTTGCCTTTTTTGGAGCGGTGTTTGGGGGCGCCTGTTTTAGCGCGCTAAATCATAGTCTAATCGCGCAAGAGGGCAAAATTTTCTTTGATATTTTTGCCTTGGTTGCGCTATTTTTACTGCCATTTTGCGCTAAATTTTGCCTTGCGAAACTGGCTAAATTTTGCATTTTTGCCCTTGGCGTTTGCGCCTGTTTTGAGTATTTTTTAATCAGCGCAAATTTTAAAATTTTTAGCACCGAACTCCTTGATAGCGGGGCTATTCTAAACCTTTTTATGGTGATTTTAGCTCTTTCGTGCCTAGCTTTATTTTACCTGCTTTATAGCGAAATTTTAAAAAATCGTGCGCGCGCAAATTTTGTCGCCCTTACCCTAACCTGCGCCCTCTTATTCATCGCTAAGCTCGGATTTGTGGGGCTAGGGATCAGGCAGGGCGGATACTTCGCAAATTACGCCTCGCTCAAATTTATAAATTCGAGCGAATTTCTAAGCATAATCGCCAAAATCATCTACCACAACAACCAGCATTTAATATTGATTTTGTGTGCAATTGCCCTATTTATGGGGATTTTCTACCTAAATTTAGCCCCCAAAAAACTAGCGCAAGATGAAAATATCATCGCTTGGCGCATAAACAAAAGCGTAAGGTTTAAAATTTGGCGCACTTTCCTCTGCGCACTCGCACTTTGCGCCCTATTTTGCGCTATTAGCCTATATTATCTGCTAGTAGCTTCTCGCCCGCCTACGATTGATACACCCACACTCGTAGAACCAGTAAATGGCGAGTTTGTCTTTGACGCGCAGGCTTTGCAAGACGGGCGCCTTCACAGATACGCCTATATCAGCGATGATGGCCATAAAATCCGCTTTTTTTTGCTAAATAAATTTAACACTCATCTCTCGCCGGTTGCGGTGTTTGACGCGTGCTCGATTTGCGGAGATATGGGCTATGTCAAAAAGGGCGATGAGCTAATCTGCATAGCGTGCAATGTGCGAATTTTCTTGCCAAGTGTCGGCAAAATGGGCGGCTGCAACCCAATCCCAATGAAATTTGACTTTGACGGCGAGCGCGTAAAAATCGCGCTTAGCGAAATTTTAAGCGGAGCAAGCTATTTTAGCGAAATCGTCGAAAAACAGGTCATAGACCCCGTTTCGCGCGCGAGGATTTCAAATTCATCGAAATTCAGCTATTTGTATTATGGCAGGATTTATTTTTTCGAAAATGAAAAAAACGAAGAAATTTTTACTCAAAATCCGCAAAATTTCGTCGATGAAAACGGCACATTAAAGGAGCTTAAATAA
- a CDS encoding ABC transporter permease: protein MFFRILKASIFGAKESKFLAFLTIFLSVGLIACMLNITLKIGDKLASELGRYGANIVVLPRSANLNIEIAGRDFSPLANDDFLAESDLVKIKEIFWRNNITSYAPFLSEQIDEFEVVGTYFDKPAGVSDEPDFRVGVRHLYPFWRVSGEWAKDGADDEVIAGEKLGLKIGDEIDLGIYTVRVVGILHDAEEYSGKIIANLAFVQKLTHREGQIAKAEVSAMTIPEDDLSVKARRNLDSLDAVEHDTWYCSAYVSSIAYQIAEDFPNASAKAVLSVSEAQSGITKKIQGLMGVVSILSLIISSICIASLLSNETFKRKKEIGLLKALGASGLSIYLQFIAETLVVCLFASILGASAGYLASQIIAQQIFGSFLGFALLVLPLSIAFGFVICLIGSILPLRSALKLPPAEVLYGRK from the coding sequence ATGTTTTTTAGAATTTTAAAAGCTTCGATTTTTGGGGCTAAGGAGTCGAAATTTTTAGCGTTTTTGACGATTTTTTTATCTGTTGGCTTAATCGCTTGCATGCTAAATATCACTCTTAAAATCGGCGACAAACTAGCAAGCGAGCTAGGAAGATATGGCGCAAATATCGTGGTTTTGCCCAGATCTGCCAACCTAAATATCGAAATTGCGGGGCGCGATTTTTCGCCACTTGCAAACGATGATTTTTTGGCCGAAAGCGATTTGGTAAAAATCAAAGAGATTTTTTGGCGCAACAATATCACAAGCTACGCGCCGTTTTTATCCGAGCAAATCGATGAATTCGAGGTCGTTGGGACATATTTTGACAAACCCGCAGGCGTGAGTGATGAGCCTGATTTTAGAGTCGGGGTAAGGCACCTTTATCCATTTTGGCGCGTTAGTGGCGAGTGGGCAAAGGATGGCGCAGATGATGAAGTCATCGCAGGCGAAAAGCTAGGTTTAAAAATCGGCGATGAGATTGATCTAGGCATTTACACTGTGCGCGTGGTGGGGATTTTGCACGATGCGGAGGAATACAGCGGTAAAATCATCGCGAATTTAGCCTTCGTGCAAAAGCTCACTCACCGCGAGGGTCAAATCGCCAAAGCAGAAGTATCTGCAATGACAATCCCAGAAGATGATTTATCGGTAAAGGCTAGGCGCAATTTAGACAGCCTAGACGCCGTAGAGCACGATACTTGGTATTGCTCAGCCTATGTTAGCTCCATAGCATACCAAATCGCCGAGGATTTCCCAAACGCAAGCGCCAAAGCAGTCCTTAGCGTGAGCGAAGCCCAGAGCGGAATCACCAAAAAAATCCAAGGCCTAATGGGCGTGGTGAGTATCCTCTCGCTCATCATTTCTAGCATTTGCATTGCAAGCTTGCTTAGCAACGAAACCTTCAAGCGCAAAAAGGAAATCGGGCTTTTAAAGGCGCTTGGGGCAAGCGGTTTGTCTATATATTTGCAATTCATCGCCGAAACCCTCGTCGTGTGCCTTTTCGCTTCGATTTTAGGGGCGAGCGCGGGATACTTAGCAAGTCAGATTATCGCTCAGCAAATCTTTGGCTCGTTTTTGGGCTTTGCTCTGCTAGTTTTGCCACTAAGCATTGCATTTGGGTTTGTAATCTGTCTAATCGGCTCGATTTTGCCACTTCGTAGCGCGCTAAAACTGCCACCAGCGGAGGTTTTATATGGTAGAAAATAA
- a CDS encoding ABC transporter permease: protein MVENNKFYRTIVLKSIFANSLRSFVIFIAIALGSAVCAAFVNIWADIDKKVAGELNSYGANLIISPNSSQNFIISEDELKAKFRSIPNLKAHNSYLFKSANLGVNSAVVMGVEFSNLAKTMPFLQLKEGELIRVDFDDKNALIGEDLAKILGVKLGDEIGISPHNANTNFTHKVRIKGIVFDGGKEDGLLLISLNLAQNIFNAKGEINYAEAIVDSDFKGLSEISRNLSDEKMSFNVVGKVSKTQGIILDKIKLLMLLSGFTILAITSICINTSLSQVLLSRIKEFALLRAIGANRANIFHIILGEILLLCVSGAVFGAIIGYFLAIILGQILFSSGVDFRFIGLVMAVILSLIFALSASYYPIKRALNPNLANLLKE, encoded by the coding sequence ATGGTAGAAAATAATAAATTTTATCGCACAATAGTCTTAAAAAGCATTTTTGCCAACTCTTTGCGCTCGTTTGTGATTTTTATCGCAATCGCCCTTGGCTCAGCAGTTTGCGCGGCGTTTGTGAATATCTGGGCAGATATCGACAAAAAAGTCGCAGGAGAATTAAACTCTTATGGGGCAAATTTGATAATCTCACCAAATTCCTCGCAGAATTTTATCATTAGCGAAGATGAACTAAAAGCGAAATTTCGCAGTATTCCAAATCTCAAAGCGCACAATAGCTATCTATTTAAAAGTGCGAATTTAGGGGTAAATTCGGCTGTGGTAATGGGCGTGGAATTTTCAAATTTGGCAAAAACAATGCCATTTTTGCAACTCAAAGAGGGCGAGCTAATCAGAGTGGATTTCGACGATAAAAACGCCCTAATCGGCGAGGATTTAGCCAAAATTTTAGGCGTGAAGCTAGGCGATGAAATCGGCATTTCTCCGCACAACGCAAATACAAATTTCACTCACAAAGTCCGCATAAAGGGCATTGTTTTTGACGGAGGCAAGGAAGATGGCTTGCTTTTAATCTCGCTAAATTTGGCGCAAAATATCTTTAATGCCAAAGGCGAAATCAACTACGCCGAAGCGATTGTAGATAGCGATTTTAAGGGTCTTAGCGAAATTTCTCGTAATTTAAGCGATGAGAAAATGAGCTTTAATGTCGTGGGCAAAGTATCCAAAACACAAGGCATAATCCTAGATAAAATCAAGCTTTTAATGCTACTAAGTGGCTTTACGATTTTAGCCATAACCTCGATTTGCATAAACACTAGCCTAAGCCAGGTCCTACTCTCTCGCATTAAAGAATTCGCCCTGCTTCGCGCTATCGGCGCAAACAGAGCCAATATCTTTCACATAATTTTGGGCGAAATTTTGCTTTTGTGCGTTAGCGGGGCAGTATTTGGCGCGATCATCGGGTATTTTTTAGCCATAATTTTGGGTCAAATTTTATTTTCTAGCGGAGTGGATTTTAGATTTATAGGGCTTGTAATGGCGGTGATTTTATCGCTGATTTTCGCGCTTAGTGCGAGTTATTATCCCATAAAACGGGCGCTAAATCCAAATTTGGCAAATTTATTAAAGGAATAA
- a CDS encoding ABC transporter ATP-binding protein: MEILKFNGICKYFGDVKALDDISFGAKKGEWVSIMGPSGSGKSTLVNILSLMDSPTKGEYLLGGDDASSLNEAQILEFRRKKIGLVFQQFHLIPYLNAIENVMLNQYYHSCVDEKSAKSALERVGLAHRLAHRPSELSGGEQQRLCIARALINEPDIIIADEPTGNLDEANEAVILELFKGLRAEGKSLILVTHNEELGKYADKIVRLRHGKLDKIEVLNEI, from the coding sequence ATGGAAATTTTAAAATTTAATGGTATTTGTAAATATTTTGGTGATGTAAAGGCGCTAGATGACATTAGCTTTGGCGCGAAAAAGGGCGAGTGGGTGAGCATAATGGGGCCAAGCGGGAGTGGCAAAAGCACACTTGTAAATATCCTCTCCCTAATGGATAGCCCCACAAAGGGCGAGTATTTGCTAGGCGGAGATGATGCTAGCTCGCTAAATGAAGCGCAAATTTTAGAATTTCGTCGCAAAAAAATCGGCCTTGTTTTTCAGCAATTCCACCTCATACCATACCTAAACGCCATTGAAAATGTCATGCTAAATCAATACTACCACTCCTGCGTCGATGAAAAAAGCGCAAAAAGCGCGCTCGAAAGGGTCGGCCTAGCGCACAGGCTGGCGCATAGACCAAGCGAACTTAGTGGTGGCGAACAGCAGCGGCTTTGTATCGCGCGCGCCCTAATCAACGAGCCTGATATCATCATCGCCGATGAGCCTACGGGCAATCTAGACGAGGCGAACGAGGCTGTGATTTTGGAGCTTTTTAAGGGACTGCGCGCCGAGGGAAAGAGCCTCATACTCGTTACGCACAACGAAGAATTAGGCAAATATGCCGATAAAATCGTGCGTTTAAGGCACGGAAAATTAGATAAAATCGAGGTTTTAAATGAAATTTAA
- a CDS encoding TlpA family protein disulfide reductase: MKFKILKFALALACALMLGACDGEKRHLALNGESIATKFDPKTRSFMVGENDKPVILFFFTASCGACGAQTPILNEIHASQKALVIGVLGSGGELETDLKTAREKGVKFPTLSAPASVKYLSNVAGGIFGTPTSLIYDKNGKMVKKLIGLYPKSAFENEI, encoded by the coding sequence ATGAAATTTAAAATTTTAAAATTTGCGTTAGCCCTAGCGTGCGCTTTAATGCTTGGTGCATGCGATGGCGAAAAACGCCATTTAGCCCTAAATGGCGAGAGTATCGCGACGAAATTTGACCCTAAAACTCGCTCTTTTATGGTCGGTGAAAACGACAAACCTGTGATTTTGTTTTTTTTCACGGCTTCGTGTGGGGCATGTGGGGCGCAAACCCCTATCCTAAATGAAATCCACGCCTCGCAAAAAGCCCTTGTAATCGGCGTTTTAGGCAGTGGCGGTGAGCTAGAAACGGATCTGAAAACCGCGCGCGAAAAAGGGGTGAAATTCCCTACGCTTAGCGCGCCAGCCTCTGTGAAATACCTATCAAATGTCGCTGGTGGGATATTTGGCACGCCAACCTCGCTGATATATGATAAAAACGGCAAAATGGTAAAAAAACTAATCGGTCTGTATCCAAAAAGTGCGTTTGAAAATGAAATTTAA
- a CDS encoding tetratricopeptide repeat protein, with the protein MTNRILIAIFALFSALCAEPYSAYSNDAVMKKNPNGGANLDIAKLYEYSDALCKHACEYPLKFDSEDEAEQGYNDSVLMASVFEYINKEIITDKIDAKDRTQFDMKFAQIYVSQHNFDVLGAKEKADAIYERILARDSQNTEVLTTYGEFLLNSTRTDKAKEILSRATELGAKRPYLALAAIELMNQNNAKGIEYLEIYCAEFKDDEKAKTTLEGLKSGDIIIEKIER; encoded by the coding sequence ATGACAAACCGCATATTAATCGCGATTTTCGCCCTATTTAGCGCACTTTGCGCCGAGCCGTATAGCGCGTATTCAAACGACGCTGTAATGAAAAAAAATCCTAATGGTGGTGCGAACCTCGACATCGCCAAACTCTACGAATACTCCGACGCGCTGTGCAAGCATGCCTGCGAGTATCCGCTGAAATTTGACAGCGAGGACGAAGCCGAGCAAGGATACAACGACTCCGTGCTCATGGCGAGCGTTTTTGAGTACATAAACAAAGAGATCATCACCGATAAAATCGACGCCAAAGACCGCACGCAATTTGATATGAAATTCGCCCAAATTTATGTATCCCAACACAATTTCGATGTGCTAGGTGCGAAGGAAAAAGCCGACGCGATTTATGAGAGAATACTAGCGCGCGATAGCCAAAACACCGAGGTTTTAACGACTTATGGCGAGTTTTTGCTAAATTCCACTCGCACAGACAAGGCAAAAGAAATTTTATCTCGCGCTACCGAACTTGGCGCAAAACGCCCGTATTTGGCACTCGCAGCAATCGAGCTAATGAATCAAAACAACGCCAAAGGGATTGAGTATTTGGAGATTTACTGCGCCGAGTTTAAAGACGACGAAAAGGCCAAAACCACGCTCGAAGGGCTAAAATCAGGCGATATCATAATCGAAAAAATTGAGCGATAA